In Calothrix sp. NIES-2098, the DNA window GTCAAGGGAGAACCAGAATTAATCGTTAAAAAGGGTAAACGCGATCGCTTAATTTTAGAATTTTCTCCCAAACTAGAGCCATCACAGAATATCCTCACTATTAAAGAAACCCCAACCCGCATTAAGGTAATTGAAATTAGTGCCGAACACCGACGCATCGCGGAGATTATCGGTAAGGAAAACCGACTCTTAGTTCCCGCCACTGCCGAAAAGCAAGTCTTAGCCGCCATCAATGCCGTCTCTGGCATCGTCACCGTGCATTCTGATATCGGTGGCGGACTAGAGGGAGCAGAAGAAGTACCAGCCCAGACTATACCCCACATTCACCTGTTGCCTGCCAATGCTGGATTGAAAATATCTGTGCTATCTCGTCCCTTTGCCCAAGGTGGCCCCTATTACTGTCCCGGCACAGGTGGTGAGACTGTAATTGCAGAGATTGACGGTAAGCGTCTGCAAACCAGGCGCAATCTCCAGGAAGAAAAGCAACTTGCCAATACCGCCCTTCAAGCCTGTCCTACCTTAACTCGTGCTGAAGAACAAGATAGGGAATGGCTCATAGAAGATCCAGAGGACTGTTTGGAACTGCTGCTGGAACTGCAAGCATTAGGGGACACAGTGGTACTGGAATGGCCGGAAGGAGAAAAACTGCGTATCAAGCACCAAGCAGACTTGAAAGATTGTCAGATGTCCATTCAACGGCAGCAAGATTGGTTTGCTGCTACTGGGGAGTTGAAACTGGATAAAGACCTGGTGCTGGATATGCAGCAACTTTTAGAACTCTTGGATAAAACCCCCAGTCGTTTTATTCCCCTGGGAGATGGTCAATTTTTGGCTTTAACCCAAGCCTTTCGCAACCGTCTTGATGAATTGCGATCGTTTTCAGAAAAGCACAGTAAAGGTATCCGCTTTCATCCCTTAGCAACATTAGGCTTAGAGGATTTTGTCGATGAGGTAGGCAAAGTAAAAGCAGATAAACACTGGAAGGCACATATCCAGCGTTTGAAGGAAGTACAAAGCCTGCAACCGGAACTCCCCTCTACCTTCCAAGCAGAACTGCGCGACTACCAGATGGAAGGCTTCAATTGGCTGGCGCGGCTGGCACATTGGGGTGTGGGAGCCTGCTTAGCAGACCAAATGGGACTCGGTAAGACCGTGCAGGCGTTGGCTGTCATCCTGATGCGTGCCCATGAGGGGCCAACCCTAATTATTGCCCCAACTTCCGTGTGCATGAATTGGGTGAGTGAAACGCAGAAGTTCGCTCCTACTCTTAATATTGTGCAATTTGGTGGGAGCGATCGCCAGCAACTACTCAACAACTTACAACCCTTTGATATGCTGGTGTGCAGCTATGGTCTGTTGCAGCAAGAAGAAGTATCGCAAATGCTATCCCAGATGCAGTGGCAAACAATTGTCCTGGATGAAGCCCAGGCAATCAAAAATATGACCACCAAACGTTCCCAAGCAGCGATGAACCTCAAAGGTGGTTTCAAACTGATTACCACCGGGACTCCCATTGAAAACCACCTTGGTGAATTGTGGAATTTATTCCGCTTTATCAATCCTGGGCTTCTGAGTTCCTTTGAAAGCTTCAATCAACGCTTTGCTATCCCCATTGAGAAATTTCAGGATAAACAAGTACGCAGCAAACTCAAAAAACTCATTCAACCATTTTTGTTGCGTCGCCTGAAAAATCAAGTATTAGAAGAATTACCCTCCCGTACCGAAATTCTGTTACACGTAGAGTTGAGTCGGGAGGAAATGGCATTCTATGAAGCGTTGCGCCGTGAGGCAATATCCAAACTGACCGAAAGTGAAGCAATTGCTGGTCAGAAACATCTGCAAGTGCTGGCAGAAATTATGAGACTGCGACGGGCTTGCTGTAATCCCAGTCTCGTTATGCCTGATACTGAACTATCCAGCGCGAAACTGCAACTTTTTGCTGAGGTGCTAGGGGATTTACTGGAGAATCGCCATAAGGCTTTGGTATTTAGTCAGTTTGTTGACCATTTACACATCATCCGCGATTATCTGGATAAACAAGGTATTAATTATCAATATTTAGATGGCAGTACCCCAGCCGCAGAACGGAAAAAACTGGTGGATGCTTTTCAAGCCGGGTCAGGCGATGTATTTTTGATTAGCCTCAAGGCGGGCGGTACAGGACTTAACCTTACTGCCGCAGATTATGTCATCCACATGGACCCTTGGTGGAATCCCGCCGTAGAAGACCAAGCCTCTGACCGCGCCCATCGCATCGGTCAACAACGCCCGGTGACTATCTATCGCTTAGTAGCAAAAGATACTATTGAAGATAAGATTGTGGACTTGCACCACCACAAGCGAGATTTGGCAGATAGCCTGCTTGAAGGTACTGATATTAGTGGCAAGATATCTACAGAGGCGTTACTGGAGTTGATTGGGGTATGAGATTAGCACAAGTTTTATGACCGAATTTTAGATTTTAAATAGTGGAATTGAAAATTCAAAATCTCAACAGGTCTCAAGCAAGCGAATTAATTAGTGGAATAAATCCAAAATCCACAATTTTTAATTTTGAAACCGTGCCAAAACATCATAATTCTGTATAGAATTAATCAATTAAATTGGGTGTATCTTTAAAAACACCCAGTTGTTGACGGTTGGTATTGACTGTCAACTGTCAAATACAAACTATCAACACATCCCTATGCTTCTCTCAGTATTTAAAACCTGCGTTCCTAGAAAAGAAATTTTAGCAGGGGAACTTTCTCCTGAATTATTAGCCG includes these proteins:
- a CDS encoding SNF2-related protein — protein: MNAFEVDRQQKLQAQLAQAYSQLPPLEQKIVQLFSVIYEPVNRTSFLECFNYIGARDTNYKYLISSTLKPYIDGLLTAGLLIQGQGQGPQCHPLLVEIATRSAVKAGCFEVMVKAVQDKLKVKSRWQDGPLYFQSDRQFIREIRIGLYNQNLSYINKQIEDYNRYNYNDDKISLENIFEQICTNPFDADWFRTLPQELYDNCISIILINAALKCSPADEAFTLLQEECAKEGGHNSDYLHIVLTEQLLLRGCIQEAQQSLDSISEDYRDNSLVYRGWLNFLRGDNQQAITDYTAGLKAIKKATGKRQVYFSTMGGLFFILALIKDGSRESLQEALDYTSLLARQSDHWLRPIYAQLKILLQVQLGDIAQKELIISNRILFPEEHNSLETLFFALCHYWVDTDRAKKHLPRLLEEFYQQAVASGYHWLAMESAELLSRLKPHSSYETQAEILREDIGIDSIVDLMQPQEPWEMCLNALANLQKASPTPVKAQAELRLAWFITFYPSKCLLQPREQKVNAKGEWSKGRPIAIKRLSGNLGELDYLTSQDLRVCGCIETFTSYDYGYRGKVEYTFSAKAISALIGHPLVFWEDAPTTRVEIVKGEPELIVKKGKRDRLILEFSPKLEPSQNILTIKETPTRIKVIEISAEHRRIAEIIGKENRLLVPATAEKQVLAAINAVSGIVTVHSDIGGGLEGAEEVPAQTIPHIHLLPANAGLKISVLSRPFAQGGPYYCPGTGGETVIAEIDGKRLQTRRNLQEEKQLANTALQACPTLTRAEEQDREWLIEDPEDCLELLLELQALGDTVVLEWPEGEKLRIKHQADLKDCQMSIQRQQDWFAATGELKLDKDLVLDMQQLLELLDKTPSRFIPLGDGQFLALTQAFRNRLDELRSFSEKHSKGIRFHPLATLGLEDFVDEVGKVKADKHWKAHIQRLKEVQSLQPELPSTFQAELRDYQMEGFNWLARLAHWGVGACLADQMGLGKTVQALAVILMRAHEGPTLIIAPTSVCMNWVSETQKFAPTLNIVQFGGSDRQQLLNNLQPFDMLVCSYGLLQQEEVSQMLSQMQWQTIVLDEAQAIKNMTTKRSQAAMNLKGGFKLITTGTPIENHLGELWNLFRFINPGLLSSFESFNQRFAIPIEKFQDKQVRSKLKKLIQPFLLRRLKNQVLEELPSRTEILLHVELSREEMAFYEALRREAISKLTESEAIAGQKHLQVLAEIMRLRRACCNPSLVMPDTELSSAKLQLFAEVLGDLLENRHKALVFSQFVDHLHIIRDYLDKQGINYQYLDGSTPAAERKKLVDAFQAGSGDVFLISLKAGGTGLNLTAADYVIHMDPWWNPAVEDQASDRAHRIGQQRPVTIYRLVAKDTIEDKIVDLHHHKRDLADSLLEGTDISGKISTEALLELIGV